TAAAAATTTAGGTCGTCTGCCCAATAATATAGCTTATAGTTCATACTTTAATGACAATATATTGAATAACTATATGATATGACAAAATAATTTTAAATTAAAACTCATTTGTTCAATTAAATTAATATTTCTTAATGCTTTCTTGGTTTAGCTTTTTTCGAAATAGCAAATGTATTTTGTTGCCCTGATTTTGCACAACTTGAATGTTTCTGCCCAAAAAACACTCATAAATACCCGTTTAATCCATCAAAACACACTTAAAAACTGGCACATTTTCTGCATCTCTTATCAGTAATACAAAAACTGAATTTGGTAATACCAAGCTAGAGGTGCGATATGAACGATGTAAAACCTGTGGTTAAACCAAAGCAAACTTTAAAAGCATTTTTAGTCGAATTGCTTAGCGTACGCGCAGGCGTATATATCAAACAAAACAATCATCCGAATAAAGCAAAAGGATAAGACTGTGCCGAAACGAAAGTTGGCTCGAATCAGTATTACCGTACCTGAATCGACCCTCAACGCGCTCGACCAAAAAATTGTCGAGCAGAACTATGAAAGTCGCTCGCAAGCCATTGTCGACATGATTAATAAACACCTGATTGCAGAGCAAGCACAGGCCAATGAAGTCATGGTGGGCACATTAACGCTGCTTTATGACGCTAGCCAAATGACCTTGCGCAATCAATTGGTTGACTTGCAACAACAGTTTTTAGCACAGGTGATTAGTTCACTTCATATTCAGCTCGACCAACAAAAGATATTACAAGTCATGTTAATGCAGGGCGCGAGTTCTGAGCTTAGACAAATTAGCCAGCAATTTATTGTGCTGAAAGGGGTGATCAAAGGACATCTAGAACTGATGGATGCCGTCATGCCGCCTATACAACAAAATGACTAAATGAGGAGTAGCGTGTTGAAAAATTTATGGACCATCCAAGACTGGAAAACAGCATATCAAAACGGGCAAATCCATCTTAAGGATCTGATTGGCTATGTGGCAGAAATTAAAAATGATGATCATGCATGGATTGAAATTGCATCGAACGAGCAGATTCAATCGCAAATTGATATTTTAAAAGACCAGAATATTACTGACCTACCTCTATATGGTGTGCCATTTGCAGTTAAAGACAACATTGATGTCGCTGGCTTTCACACTACTGCTGCCTGTAAAGAGGTTCAATATTTAGCAAACCAAGATGCTGCCGTCGTTGCCAAACTAAAAAAAGCAGGGGCAATTGTGGTTGGTAAAACTAATCTCGATCAGTTTGCAACGGGACTAGTTGGCGTTCGCTCGCCCTATGGTGCAGTAAAAAATAGTTTTAACCCCGAATATATTAGTGGTGGTTCAAGTTCTGGTTCGTCAGTAGTGGTTGCCAACGGTATTGTACCTTTTAGTTTAGGGACAGATACGGCAGGGTCAGGGCGTGTTCCTGCGGGCCATAACAATATTGTGGGCCTTAAACCGACAAAAGGCTGGTTTTCTACCACAGGTCTAATTCCTGCATGTCGAACCATTGATGTCATTTCTATTTTTGCACTGAATATTGATGATGCGTGGACCATTGCGAATTTAATGCAGGGCTATGATGAAACAGATGAATATTCACGAGTACATCCAGCTAATGTACCAACTCAGTTTTCTAAACGAAAAATAGCTATTCCGGCTCAGCTTGAGTTTTATGGCGATCTGGAATCTGAAAAAGCCTTTTTAGTTGCAGTCGAGCGTGTAAAAAAACTGGGCTATGACGTTGAGAGTATTGATTTCAGTGCATTCAATGAACTTGCTGCCGCACTATATAATGATGCTTGGGTAGCGGAAAGAACAGTCGCCGTTGAACGCATGACAACACGTGAAAAGGCTCATCCAGTCATTGCCCAGATTATTGCGCAGGCAGATAAATTCAAGGCAACAGATGCACTTCAAGCCGAATATAACCGCGCCGTACTAGCTCGAAAAATTAATTTGGCTTTACAACCTTTTGATGCATTGATGGTTCCGACAGCGCCAACCATTTACACCATTGCCGAAGTTGAAGCCGACCCGTTGACTAAAAATGCACACATGGGGGCCTATACCAACTTTGTTAATTTTGCCGATCTTTCTGCTTTAGCTTTACCTAATGTACTTCGTGAAGACGGTCTACCAAGCGGCGTAACCTTTATTGCACCAGCTTGGCACGATCAGGCACTCGCCAATTTTGCGCAGCTTTGGCAAACCGAGACATCGCTGAGTTTAGGTAAATCAACTCAACATTATCAAAAAAGTATAAAAATCCATTCGAATCATTCAGTACAGCTTGCCGTTGTGGGAGCACATTTAACAGGCATGCCCCTTAATTTTCAGCTCACTAGCCGTAATGCCACTTTGCTCAAGAAAACTCAGACGACAGATGCTTATAAACTCTTTGCTTTAAAAAATACCACACCACCAAAGCCAGGCCTGCAATGTGATGCAGAAGGGACATCAATTGAAGTCGAAGTGTGGGATGTTCCTTTAGCAAATTTTGGAGCCATTGTGGCTGAAGTACCTGCACCACTTGGTATTGGGAACCTGAAACTAAAAGATGGTACATGGGTTAAAGGCTTTATTTGCGAAGCGTATGCCATTCAGGATGCAATCGATATTAGCCATTTTGGAGGTTGGCGAGCTTACATACAGTCACTCAATCAAACCGCTCAAAGTGTCGTTAGTAAAAATGTTGGGGAAGTTTCTATATGATTAAAAAAGCGTTGTTATCCGTATCTATTTTATCGGCAGTTGTATTGGGTGGATGTGACAATACGGCTAAAGTGCCCGAGGCTAAACAAGATGCTCAGGCAGCCGCAAATACAAAACCAATTACCATCGGCTATAGTGATTGGCCGGGCTGGGTGGCTTGGCAAGTGGCTATTGAAAAAGGCTGGTTAAAAGAAGCAGGGTTAAATGTAGAGTTTAAATGGTTTGATTATTCGGCTTCTCTTTCGGCCTTTTCGGCAAATCAGCTCGACGCTGTGTTGGTCACCAATGGCGATAACTTGGTAACAGCTTCGGGTGGTACGCAAGGCATGATGATCATGGCAACGGATTATTCCGCGGGCAATGATGTCATTATTGCAAAAGAGGGCATTAATACCATTCAAGACTTAAAAGGAAAATCGATCGGTGTCGAAAAAGGCTTGGTTGACCATCTTTTATTAGCAACAGCTTTAACCGACCATAACATTAAAGCGAATGAGGTGAAGCTGGTAAATTCAGCGACGAACCAATTACCTCAAGTGTTTAATAGCCCAGATATTTCCGCGATTGCTGTTTGGCAACCCGTTGCAGGTCAGGCATTAAAAGCAGTGGCAGGCTCTAAAATTATCTATACCTCTAAAGACAAGCCGGGTTTAATTTACGACACCTTAACAGTCAACATGAGTCATTTAACAGCTCATCAAGACGAATGGAAAAAAATCATTCAAGTGTGGGATAAAACAGTTAAATATATTAATGACCCTGCAACCCATGCCGATGCGGTTAAAATTATGGCAAACCGTTCAGGGGTTGATCCAAAGCAATATGAGTTGATGGTCAGCGGTACGCATCTATTAGATATCAATGCCAATAAAAAAGTATTTACTAAATCTCAAGGCTTTGACTCGATTTATGGCTCTAGCTATCACGTCAATAAATTTAACGTCGAAAACGGTATTTATAAAACTGAACAAAATGTAGATGGGTTGATTTATCCAACACTCATCGAACAACTCAAATAAGCTCCATAAAGCAAAAAGCCCAAGTTGAACTTGGGCTTTTTAATGTCTTACTTATTTTTCTGTACTGACCTGAGTCATACGCGGTATTTTTGGTAAGTTTTGCAACGCAGGGTCAAGCTCGTCTTCTTCAGCATGTACCAGATAATCTACCCGTGAACGGAGCTGTTTAAACTCAGGTGTGCT
The window above is part of the Acinetobacter baumannii genome. Proteins encoded here:
- a CDS encoding ABC transporter substrate-binding protein gives rise to the protein MIKKALLSVSILSAVVLGGCDNTAKVPEAKQDAQAAANTKPITIGYSDWPGWVAWQVAIEKGWLKEAGLNVEFKWFDYSASLSAFSANQLDAVLVTNGDNLVTASGGTQGMMIMATDYSAGNDVIIAKEGINTIQDLKGKSIGVEKGLVDHLLLATALTDHNIKANEVKLVNSATNQLPQVFNSPDISAIAVWQPVAGQALKAVAGSKIIYTSKDKPGLIYDTLTVNMSHLTAHQDEWKKIIQVWDKTVKYINDPATHADAVKIMANRSGVDPKQYELMVSGTHLLDINANKKVFTKSQGFDSIYGSSYHVNKFNVENGIYKTEQNVDGLIYPTLIEQLK
- a CDS encoding CopG family ribbon-helix-helix protein, translating into MPKRKLARISITVPESTLNALDQKIVEQNYESRSQAIVDMINKHLIAEQAQANEVMVGTLTLLYDASQMTLRNQLVDLQQQFLAQVISSLHIQLDQQKILQVMLMQGASSELRQISQQFIVLKGVIKGHLELMDAVMPPIQQND
- the atzF gene encoding allophanate hydrolase produces the protein MLKNLWTIQDWKTAYQNGQIHLKDLIGYVAEIKNDDHAWIEIASNEQIQSQIDILKDQNITDLPLYGVPFAVKDNIDVAGFHTTAACKEVQYLANQDAAVVAKLKKAGAIVVGKTNLDQFATGLVGVRSPYGAVKNSFNPEYISGGSSSGSSVVVANGIVPFSLGTDTAGSGRVPAGHNNIVGLKPTKGWFSTTGLIPACRTIDVISIFALNIDDAWTIANLMQGYDETDEYSRVHPANVPTQFSKRKIAIPAQLEFYGDLESEKAFLVAVERVKKLGYDVESIDFSAFNELAAALYNDAWVAERTVAVERMTTREKAHPVIAQIIAQADKFKATDALQAEYNRAVLARKINLALQPFDALMVPTAPTIYTIAEVEADPLTKNAHMGAYTNFVNFADLSALALPNVLREDGLPSGVTFIAPAWHDQALANFAQLWQTETSLSLGKSTQHYQKSIKIHSNHSVQLAVVGAHLTGMPLNFQLTSRNATLLKKTQTTDAYKLFALKNTTPPKPGLQCDAEGTSIEVEVWDVPLANFGAIVAEVPAPLGIGNLKLKDGTWVKGFICEAYAIQDAIDISHFGGWRAYIQSLNQTAQSVVSKNVGEVSI